From Quercus lobata isolate SW786 chromosome 11, ValleyOak3.0 Primary Assembly, whole genome shotgun sequence:
GGAGCAAGAGGTTGCAAAGCACATTGTTGAGGAGGATGACAGTGAGTTTTGATTGCACGGTAATATGCAAAAGGCACTTTAATGCTTTATGCAATGTTTTCCATCAAGTTTTCATTTACTGGTTTTTTGACCATTATTGGACTtctcatttaatttattttatgtctTAGGTTCATTGCTTAAAATCTAAATGACTTACCTTTCACCATATTGAAgtatattctgaaatttcatCTGTtcctgagtttttttttttttttttggatggcgGTTACAAAATGAATGTTCTACATTTTCTCAAGGCAGAAAACGAGCACTTATTGCTTTACCCTTCCTGGAGTGGGTTGGACCAGTTGGTTGGTCAATGCCTGTAATTTGCAAATTGGTGATTGGTATATTGTTGTTATGTATTTCATGGTATATAGTCCTTGATTTAAAACTCTTTGCTGGGAGGACATTTGAAGTGTTTAAATCAAAGTTGCTCCTCGGAAGGGTTGGTTTAGTCGAATTTGAGATGACAAATCTTCTGAACATGCcagaaacttttattttattttatttttttatttttaattccgCTTGATTTTCATTATGCATTCCACTTCCACTTATATAAATAGACTACAATGAAATAACCTCATTACCAATCGAATGTCCTCGGAGGTATACATTctctctttcactttttttgagCATGTCTCCCAATAACGAAGAGAATAgagaataattatattttaagtaTTGGACATATGCATTTTCCCTTTCACTTTTGGTGTGTGTGTCCCATAAAAAATGGAGAAAGTTCCTATTTGataagagtatttaaatatagttttatgttttgcaatTCATAAAATGGTGGGTCCTACACTTCAATCTATTGTTTGGCTAATGTTCTCTAAAATTCTAAatacagttttcaaaaaattgtttccTATTTTCCTTATTCAAAACAGGATTTTGAAAATGGTTGAGAGGATGTTTTTAGGgtatagaaaatgtttttattcgcatagttataaataaattgaaaacagtgGACCTCACATATTTGTCCACACTCCTCtatcttttaaattaataagttcatctttatcaaaaaagaatcaaaacaaGGGAAACCCTCGTCCTCCGATCATCAGACAAAAAGCAAAGTTAAAAAAGTTGATATTTTTAACAAACGTTTCTGCTTTGGTCGCTCAGTTGCAGCATTATCTTCAACCTTTTCCTCTTCATCTTGTTGGTTTTTGTTGGTGATTCCTTCCAACCTCTTTGGCTTTCTGGGTCTCATCCTAGCAATGTCTCAAACAAGGGAACCTCCTCCTCCTCGTCGGATCCTCCGACAAAACAAGAACCATCTCCCACACGACATCGTACTCAACATCTTGGCAAGGCTGCCTGTCAAATCAGTCCTAAGATTCAGGTGCGTCTCCAAAAACTGGTACTCCTCTATCGCCACTCCTAATTTCATCTCCAACCACCTTATTTatcacaaaaacaacaacaacgacaacTTAGCTTATCTCATAAAAATTCCTCCTACTATTGCTTCTCCTCTTAACAACAACATCCCAATCTTTATCGGTGGTTACGACCACGCATTTAATAGGATTTCCGAGTACCCAATTCCCTTTGCTTTTCTTGTATCTTCTGCCCTATCAGCTGGTTCATGCAATGGCCTGGTGTGTCTCTATCAATTTAGAGACGATCCCACTAATGCTGATCCTATATATTTGTGGAACCCCAGCATTAGAAAAGTTAAGAGGTTGCCTGATTCTATATATTCCTTAACACATTTTGATCGGGTTTCTACTGAATTTGCTTATCAGTCTGAGACCAATGACTACAAGGTTGTCAATATCTATCAAATGCCAGGTCCCATCCACCGTCGGTTTGAGGTTGAGGCTGAGGTTTACACATTAAGCTCTAACTCTTGGAGAAAGATTGGAATCTCATTGACAAACAATATTGTGGTCTCCCCTTTCACCAATAAAGCTTCCACATTTGTTAGTGGGGCTTTGCATTGGTTGGGATACATTTCTGAAGCCGCATTTCCTTACGtgattttgtcatttgatgTCAATAATGATAAATTTGGAGAGATAGCACTTCCTGATGTACAACAACTGCTACCACAAGGTCTAATGGCGGACCCAACTTCTCTGATGGTGTTCAAGGGGAAACTGGCCTTCATTACATTGGGTTACCGCCACATCAGTGGCGTCATCAACTATGAATACAGTGACTTTGTGATTTCTCATCGTAATTCATGCTTCATATGGGTGATGAGGGAGTATGGTGTGCACGAATCATGgagtaaacttttttttgtcaAGTTTGAAAATATTAACCATGTACATTTCTTGGGTTGCACCAGTCGCGGTGAACTGCTAGTTATAAAGAATGGAGTTTATCCCAAATTCAACGCCAAACGGAGACGCAAGGTGATTGTTTCGCTTGACCTTGAAACTTTACATGAGAAGGATCTTGGTTTGCAGAATGCTCCACATATAGCTAATTCTTTCATGGAAAGCCTTCTGTTACTTGATGCAGCAACTGAGCTATCTGGATAAGAAGTGAAATCTTAGTGATAATCGTAGGATTTTGTTATGTAATTGTGATACAAATGAGATCGTTATCATGTTGTTTCCTTTGGTATCATTTTGTTTTGAGGTAGGCAGAAAAGTATTGATGTAATGTAGGTGAATTTTATCCTTGATTTGTATCAAACATTAATGATTCTTAGGAATCTCATATTATGTCTCATATGTGTGCTGTGATCTGGTGTTGTCTAAATCCTAGAGCTACTGCTGTGTGCTTTGATCTGGTGCTGCCTGAGCCTATGAGCTGCTCTGGTGCTATGTTAAGTAGTGACTGTGTAAGAAAAGCTTGCTTGCTTGTATGAACTAATTCAAGACCAGTTGTAATTACTTAGGCATGTGTATGCTGATAAGGGAAGTATTATGCTAGCTTAATAGTGTAGCAGAATTTAGAGCATGTGCTCAGTTGTTGGAGCATGTGACTAATTGGTAGGTTGTTAGAGGTAGTTATGCCAGCTGACCAAAGGAGTTACTAGATCAGCTAGGTAGTTTATCTACTGGTCAGGATGGTACATGTACAAATAGGTATTTGGCCTTGTAAGGAGATCATGTAGAAATTAACCAACAATTTTGTTTCCTGTTCTCTCTTCCCCCTCTCAATTCTTGGCGGTCAGTCATATCCTTCAATGTTTCAATCAACCCTTAAACACTACCTGCCACCAAAGCTCTTAGCAATGCCTGTGGCAATTTCATGAAAGAATTATGACATTTTATTTGTAACTTTTTGTGTGCCTCTCTGATGGTGTTATAACTTGTAAACAATTGGATTAAAGACCTTATTTATatccaaccaaataaaataaaaacagagaaaaagagagcGAAAAGAAGAAGCTCTAAGGTGAGAATGTCGGATTAGATTAGAGATCTTACTAcaatccaaacaaaataaaattaaaatggaacAAAAAAGAGGGAAGAAAAGAAGCCCTAAGATGAGAATGTTAAAATTGTGATGTGGAAGTTCTTATTTGGCGAGCATAGGCCCAGCAAATGTCTTGTGCTTGGTTCCTTGATCAGAACGATATATATCTTGCTAGTGGCTGCTGTGCATTTGCCATGCAATTTTTATGACAAAAAGCTCATTCAACTGACAGATAAACATTTCCAAGAAAATTGAGCTTGTGATATTACTTCTCATGGGGATCTCATTCCTGTGACAGGAAGATTGAGATAACAGATGGTGCAGGAAACACTTCTTAATCTACTACTTTGCAAATACCTTCATTACAACTTATATGATCAGGCAGAGAAGCTTAGGTCAAAGGCACCTCAGTTTGAAGCCCATTCAAAACAACAGGTAactcttaattgtttttagtacAGAGCTATATGCCCACTACACTTTGTGGTCACTGAAATATAGGATATGCTGGTTCAGATTTCTGCAGAAGGCCAAGTTGCATATCTGCAACTATGTATTGACTTTTTAGGGTTCAGTCCAGTGATAGTTATAATTATTGCAAAAGGTTGAACAATTAAGCCAGAGATAATAAACATGACATGACAGCTTATTGAAGACATCTTTTAATGGCATTCTTGTCAACTCTGCACTATAATATCAACCTCTACACATAGTTATATATTCCtataattgtttataattttatatatccctaattttttattttttgttttttggtttttggtttttgaattatAGTCTAAATTTTGGTGACTGATGTTGAATTTGTGGAATTGGTGatatgggttttgtttgttttgctcaAATATTGGTAATTGCGTTTTAAAGTTTAGATTTTGCTGTGATTTTGTGAAATTGGTGTTTTCTAGACAA
This genomic window contains:
- the LOC115969008 gene encoding F-box/kelch-repeat protein At3g23880-like; protein product: MSQTREPPPPRRILRQNKNHLPHDIVLNILARLPVKSVLRFRCVSKNWYSSIATPNFISNHLIYHKNNNNDNLAYLIKIPPTIASPLNNNIPIFIGGYDHAFNRISEYPIPFAFLVSSALSAGSCNGLVCLYQFRDDPTNADPIYLWNPSIRKVKRLPDSIYSLTHFDRVSTEFAYQSETNDYKVVNIYQMPGPIHRRFEVEAEVYTLSSNSWRKIGISLTNNIVVSPFTNKASTFVSGALHWLGYISEAAFPYVILSFDVNNDKFGEIALPDVQQLLPQGLMADPTSLMVFKGKLAFITLGYRHISGVINYEYSDFVISHRNSCFIWVMREYGVHESWSKLFFVKFENINHVHFLGCTSRGELLVIKNGVYPKFNAKRRRKED